The Acidianus manzaensis genome has a window encoding:
- a CDS encoding helix-turn-helix domain-containing protein codes for MEETIERSNIVENEEKWHNIKCCYRLTETEIACFVKLLQLRKPITSIELAHEMKYSKTTVETSLRKLVELGLIIREKIEGSRIGRPKYIYRLPDVIWEKIEKDLNKCSESMKNTKL; via the coding sequence ATGGAAGAAACAATAGAAAGAAGCAATATTGTAGAAAATGAAGAAAAATGGCATAATATTAAATGTTGTTATAGATTAACTGAAACAGAAATAGCATGTTTCGTTAAATTATTACAATTAAGAAAACCAATAACTTCAATAGAATTAGCACATGAAATGAAATATAGTAAAACTACTGTTGAAACTAGTTTAAGAAAGCTAGTAGAACTAGGTTTGATAATCAGAGAAAAAATAGAAGGATCTAGAATAGGTAGGCCAAAATACATATATCGTCTACCAGATGTTATATGGGAAAAAATAGAGAAAGATCTCAATAAATGCAGTGAAAGTATGAAGAACACAAAATTATGA